In Carya illinoinensis cultivar Pawnee chromosome 9, C.illinoinensisPawnee_v1, whole genome shotgun sequence, the following are encoded in one genomic region:
- the LOC122276267 gene encoding protein SRG1-like, with product MEAEKTRFGSSLPVPCVQELAKDTPNAVPPRYLRPDQDPPFISNSTSFPQLPVIDMHLLFSPDFMDSELQKLHLASKEWGFFQLINHGVSSSLLEKMKSGIQQLFNMEMEEKKKYWQGQGEGEVEGFGQVFVVSDEQKLDWGDTFTLITLPTYLRKPHLFPRLPLPLRDTLEAYSTELKDLAMKILDQMAKALRMESSDMRCIFEEGMQSMRMNYYPPCPQPELAIGLNAHSDATGLTILLQLNEMEGLQVRKDGMWIPIKPLPNAFIVNIGDVLEIVTNGIYRSIEHRATVNSEKERLSIATFLSPKLEGDFGPASSLVNAESPALFKRIGLVDYLKGYLSRKLDGKSYVDAMRI from the exons ATGGAAGCTGAGAAAACGAGGTTTGGGAGCTCTCTCCCAGTTCCCTGTGTTCAGGAGCTGGCAAAGGACACGCCAAACGCAGTGCCACCGCGCTATCTGCGGCCCGATCAAGACCCTCCCTTCATATCCAACTCCACATCTTTTCCACAACTCCCAGTCATCGACATGCATCTCCTATTTTCCCCAGATTTTATGGACTCTGAGTTGCAGAAATTGCATTTAGCAAGTAAAGAATGGGGTTTCTTCCAG TTGATAAATCATGGGGTGAGCAGCTCATTATTGGAGAAGATGAAATCTGGCATTCAACAACTATTTAATATGGAgatggaagagaaaaagaagtatTGGCAAGGTCAAGGAGAAGGAGAGGTTGAGGGCTTTGGACAGGTCTTTGTTGTTTCGGATGAGCAAAAGCTGGACTGGGGTGACACGTTCACCCTTATCACCCTTCCCACCTATTTGAGGAAGCCCCACTTGTTCCCTCGCCTTCCCCTCCCACTCAG AGATACCTTAGAAGCTTACTCAACAGAGCTGAAAGATCTGGCCATGAAAATTCTAGATCAAATGGCAAAAGCTCTGAGAATGGAAAGTAGTGACATGAGGTGCATATTTGAAGAAGGGATGCAGTCAATGAGGATGAACTACTATCCTCCATGTCCACAACCAGAGCTTGCCATTGGCTTAAACGCTCACTCTGATGCTACAGGCCTAACAATACTCCTCCAACTCAATGAAATGGAAGGTCTCCAAGTTAGAAAAGATGGAATGTGGATCCCTATTAAACCCCTTCCCAATGCTTTTATCGTCAACATTGGAGATGTTTTGGAG ATTGTGACGAATGGGATCTACCGTAGCATCGAGCATCGTGCGACTGTGAACTCAGAAAAGGAGAGGCTATCGATAGCCACATTTTTAAGCCCAAAACTAGAAGGAGATTTTGGTCCGGCGTCAAGCCTTGTGAATGCAGAATCACCGGCATTGTTCAAAAGAATAGGACTTGTAGATTACTTGAAGGGTTATTTGTCACGCAAACTTGACGGGAAGTCATACGTTGATGCTATGAGGATCTAA